A single region of the Streptomyces virginiae genome encodes:
- a CDS encoding fibronectin type III domain-containing protein, with protein sequence MAVVVGVCSVVVPVAANAGEEEGGLSASCRVADQATVWWASGEVSLANKVDRPVRDWTAEFDVSQGQVTLDNPWAYELRQTGKHVTIKPIADRADVAAKGNRAVKVGINPDGKGIPKITGCKVNGASGNGSDTGTNTAVPADSGSFVKDDTAVHLMWKPPAGGAEVVRYEVFQNGKQLKTVKDTMTDIERLAPATRYTFKVRAVRADGRTTGFSKDIVLTTLAAPGQDKAKPIIPADLEATASGPYQASLRWRAATDDVAVTGYRIYRNGAKVQEADAKATSATVSGLTASTAYRFKVTAVDASGKESDPTREAQVTTTTVPDGTGGKAAPGDFAATTATKQDGGVTQHYLNLAWSVPQGVGQIAAYQVYLNGKPAQTFMWGTGDPVLPVPTTKGSREVLVGSHPGTTYTVKIRARLGDGTWGAFSRELTVKTGG encoded by the coding sequence GTGGCCGTAGTCGTCGGAGTCTGCTCCGTCGTCGTACCCGTTGCCGCCAACGCGGGAGAGGAAGAGGGCGGCCTCAGCGCCTCCTGCCGCGTCGCGGACCAGGCCACCGTCTGGTGGGCGTCCGGCGAGGTCTCCCTGGCCAACAAGGTGGACCGGCCCGTACGGGACTGGACCGCCGAGTTCGACGTGTCGCAGGGGCAGGTCACTCTCGACAACCCCTGGGCGTACGAACTCCGCCAGACCGGCAAGCACGTCACCATCAAGCCCATCGCCGACCGCGCCGACGTGGCGGCCAAGGGCAACCGGGCCGTCAAGGTGGGGATCAACCCCGACGGCAAGGGCATACCCAAGATCACCGGCTGCAAGGTGAACGGCGCGTCGGGCAACGGGAGCGACACCGGCACGAATACGGCCGTCCCCGCCGACAGTGGATCCTTCGTCAAGGACGACACCGCCGTCCACCTGATGTGGAAGCCGCCCGCCGGCGGCGCCGAGGTCGTGCGCTACGAGGTCTTCCAGAACGGCAAGCAGCTCAAGACCGTCAAGGACACGATGACGGACATCGAGCGACTGGCCCCCGCCACCCGGTACACGTTCAAGGTCCGCGCCGTCCGCGCCGACGGTCGCACCACCGGCTTCAGCAAGGACATCGTGCTCACCACCCTCGCCGCGCCCGGCCAGGACAAGGCGAAGCCGATCATCCCCGCCGACCTGGAGGCGACGGCCTCCGGCCCGTACCAGGCCTCCCTGCGCTGGCGCGCGGCGACCGACGACGTCGCCGTCACCGGCTACCGGATCTACCGCAACGGCGCGAAGGTCCAGGAGGCCGACGCCAAGGCCACCTCGGCCACCGTCTCCGGCCTGACCGCGAGCACCGCCTACCGTTTCAAGGTCACCGCCGTCGACGCCTCCGGCAAGGAGTCCGACCCGACCCGCGAAGCCCAGGTGACGACCACCACCGTCCCCGACGGCACCGGTGGCAAGGCCGCCCCCGGCGACTTCGCCGCCACCACCGCGACGAAGCAGGATGGCGGTGTCACCCAGCACTACCTGAACCTCGCCTGGTCCGTCCCCCAGGGCGTCGGCCAGATCGCCGCCTACCAGGTCTACCTGAACGGCAAGCCCGCCCAGACCTTCATGTGGGGCACCGGCGACCCGGTGCTGCCGGTGCCGACGACCAAGGGTTCGCGCGAGGTGCTCGTCGGCTCCCACCCCGGCACGACGTACACCGTGAAGATCCGGGCGCGGCTCGGCGACGGCACGTGGGGCGCGTTCTCCCGCGAGCTGACCGTGAAGACCGGCGGCTGA
- a CDS encoding HAD family hydrolase, whose protein sequence is MSDAPYEAVLCDFDGVLRLWDPDGMSALDRGAGLAEGTLASAAFRPELLDAAVTGRISDEQWRRRVAEDLADACGSLDRALDLVSGWSALSGRVDTAVLEVLTEIRSRVPVVLVSNATTRLEADLTALGLADAFDAVVNTARIGVAKPDHRVFEAAAQAVGVAPRRCLFVDDTPGHVAAARAAGLTGLHYTHVDQLRSATAPPKPEPRLSKTRCTR, encoded by the coding sequence ATGAGTGATGCACCCTATGAAGCCGTCCTCTGCGACTTCGACGGGGTTCTGCGCCTGTGGGATCCCGACGGGATGTCCGCGCTCGATCGGGGGGCCGGCCTGGCCGAGGGGACGCTCGCGTCGGCCGCGTTTCGTCCTGAGCTGTTGGACGCCGCCGTCACCGGACGGATCAGTGACGAGCAGTGGCGCCGGCGCGTCGCGGAAGACCTGGCCGACGCCTGCGGATCGCTGGACCGAGCGCTGGATCTCGTGAGCGGCTGGTCGGCGCTGAGCGGCCGTGTCGACACTGCGGTCCTGGAGGTCCTGACCGAGATCCGCAGCCGGGTGCCGGTGGTTCTGGTGTCCAACGCGACCACGCGGCTGGAAGCCGATCTCACCGCACTGGGACTGGCCGACGCGTTCGACGCGGTCGTCAACACCGCCCGCATAGGCGTGGCCAAACCCGACCACCGGGTCTTCGAGGCCGCGGCGCAGGCGGTGGGAGTGGCACCGCGGCGTTGCCTGTTCGTCGACGACACCCCGGGCCACGTCGCCGCGGCCCGGGCGGCCGGGCTGACCGGCCTCCACTACACGCATGTCGATCAGCTGAGGAGTGCCACCGCGCCCCCGAAGCCGGAGCCCAGGTTGTCGAAGACCCGCTGCACCCGCTGA
- a CDS encoding lytic polysaccharide monooxygenase auxiliary activity family 9 protein, with translation MRTTRPTTPTSPDPVRPPARRTAVLRLTALVALPLAVTTLGSAPASAHGSTADPVSRSVACTKNPKASEACRLALAQSPGIPGDWKSIVQGRAIDHSTPTSSPQHRARIADGKLCSAGNAQFSGLDLARDDFPSTTLPGGAEYDIRYDISALHNPYRMEMYVTKDGYDPKKPLKWSDLEDTPFLSADNTAATAAPSGFLGAKAFTFKTVLPEKKGKHLIYTIWHGLKRPDGSFQSEEAFYSCSDVTFK, from the coding sequence ATGCGTACGACCCGCCCCACCACCCCCACGTCCCCCGACCCGGTACGGCCCCCGGCCCGCCGTACCGCCGTCCTGCGCCTCACCGCGCTCGTGGCCCTCCCGCTCGCCGTGACCACCCTCGGCTCCGCGCCCGCCTCCGCTCACGGCTCCACCGCCGATCCGGTGAGCCGCAGCGTGGCCTGCACCAAGAACCCGAAGGCGAGCGAGGCCTGCCGGCTGGCCCTCGCCCAGAGCCCCGGCATCCCCGGAGACTGGAAGTCGATCGTCCAGGGCCGCGCCATCGACCACAGCACCCCGACCTCCTCCCCTCAGCACCGCGCCCGCATAGCCGACGGCAAGCTGTGCAGCGCCGGCAACGCACAGTTCTCCGGCCTGGATCTGGCGCGGGACGACTTCCCCTCGACGACACTGCCCGGCGGCGCCGAGTACGACATCCGCTACGACATCAGCGCGCTGCACAACCCGTACCGCATGGAGATGTACGTCACCAAGGACGGCTACGACCCGAAGAAGCCGCTGAAGTGGTCCGACCTGGAGGACACCCCCTTCCTCAGCGCCGACAACACCGCGGCCACGGCGGCACCCTCGGGCTTCCTCGGCGCGAAGGCGTTCACCTTCAAGACGGTGCTCCCCGAGAAGAAGGGCAAGCACCTGATCTACACGATCTGGCACGGTCTGAAGCGGCCCGACGGCTCCTTCCAGAGCGAGGAAGCCTTCTACTCCTGCTCGGACGTCACCTTCAAGTAG
- a CDS encoding cold-shock protein: protein MATGTVKWFNAEKGFGFIEQDGGGADVFAHYSNIAAQGFRELLEGQKVSFDIAQGQKGPTAENIVPA, encoded by the coding sequence ATGGCTACTGGAACCGTGAAGTGGTTCAACGCGGAAAAGGGCTTCGGCTTCATCGAGCAGGACGGTGGCGGCGCTGACGTCTTCGCCCACTACTCGAACATCGCCGCCCAGGGCTTCCGTGAGCTGCTCGAGGGCCAGAAGGTCAGCTTCGACATCGCGCAGGGCCAGAAGGGCCCGACGGCCGAGAACATCGTTCCCGCCTGA
- a CDS encoding DEAD/DEAH box helicase, with protein sequence MNRTRTNDRFPRTRNGTAGSGKSGGRFGGSAPSRSGAPSRSGGSSRSGGSSRSGGYGRRPAVVQGEFALPETITPALPAVEAFADLAMPAELLAALAVQGVTVPFPIQGATLPNSLAGRDVLGRGRTGSGKTLAFGLALLARTVGRRAEPRQPLALILVPTRELAQQVTDALTPYARAVRLRLATVVGGMPIGRQAGALRGGAEVVVATPGRLKDLIDRGDCRLDQVAITVLDEADQMADMGFMPQVTALLDQVRPEGQRMLFSATLDRNVDLLVRRYLSDPVVHSVDPSAGAVTTMEHHVLHVQGADKHRTTTEIAAREGRVIMFLDTKHAVDRLTQDLLNSGVRAAALHGGKSQPQRTRTLAQFKTGHVSVLVATNVAARGIHVDNLDLVVNVDPPTDHKDYLHRGGRTARAGESGSVVTLVTPNQRRDMTRLMAAAGIVPQTTQVRSGEEALTRITGAQTPSGIPVTITAPTPERRERGGPASRNRRRPAAATARRRPARQSAADAVA encoded by the coding sequence ATGAACCGCACGCGCACGAACGACCGATTCCCCCGCACACGCAACGGCACGGCCGGATCCGGCAAGAGCGGCGGCCGCTTCGGCGGTTCGGCCCCCAGCCGATCCGGTGCCCCGAGCCGTTCGGGTGGCTCGAGTCGTTCGGGTGGCTCGAGTCGTTCGGGTGGGTACGGTCGTCGGCCTGCCGTGGTGCAGGGCGAGTTCGCCCTGCCGGAGACGATCACTCCTGCGCTGCCCGCGGTCGAGGCTTTTGCCGATCTGGCCATGCCCGCGGAGCTGCTGGCCGCACTCGCCGTGCAGGGTGTGACGGTGCCGTTCCCGATCCAGGGTGCGACCCTGCCGAACTCCCTGGCCGGCCGTGACGTGCTCGGTCGCGGGCGGACCGGCTCGGGCAAGACTTTGGCGTTCGGGCTGGCGCTGCTGGCCCGTACGGTCGGCCGGCGTGCCGAGCCCCGTCAGCCGCTCGCGCTGATCCTCGTGCCGACCCGCGAGCTCGCCCAGCAGGTCACCGACGCCCTCACCCCGTACGCCCGTGCGGTCAGGCTGCGGCTGGCCACGGTCGTCGGCGGGATGCCGATCGGCCGGCAGGCGGGTGCGCTGCGTGGCGGCGCCGAGGTCGTGGTCGCCACGCCGGGCCGGCTGAAGGACCTCATCGACCGCGGTGACTGCCGACTCGACCAGGTCGCGATCACCGTCCTGGACGAGGCCGACCAGATGGCCGACATGGGCTTCATGCCGCAGGTCACCGCACTGCTGGACCAGGTGCGCCCCGAGGGTCAGCGGATGCTGTTCTCCGCCACCCTCGACCGCAACGTCGACCTGCTGGTGCGCCGGTACCTGAGCGACCCGGTCGTGCATTCGGTGGACCCGTCCGCGGGAGCCGTCACGACGATGGAGCACCACGTACTGCACGTGCAGGGTGCCGACAAGCACCGCACGACGACGGAGATCGCGGCCCGGGAGGGCCGGGTGATCATGTTCCTGGACACCAAGCACGCCGTCGACCGGCTGACCCAGGACCTGCTGAACAGCGGTGTGCGGGCCGCCGCCCTGCACGGGGGGAAGTCGCAGCCGCAGCGCACGCGTACCCTGGCGCAGTTCAAGACCGGGCACGTCAGCGTGCTCGTCGCCACGAACGTCGCCGCCCGTGGCATCCACGTCGACAACCTCGACCTGGTCGTCAACGTGGATCCGCCGACCGACCACAAGGATTACCTGCACCGTGGTGGGCGTACCGCCCGTGCCGGGGAATCCGGCAGTGTCGTCACGCTGGTCACCCCGAACCAGCGCCGCGACATGACCCGCCTGATGGCCGCCGCCGGGATCGTCCCGCAGACCACCCAGGTCCGCTCCGGCGAAGAGGCCCTGACCAGGATCACCGGCGCCCAAACCCCCTCCGGCATCCCCGTCACCATCACCGCCCCGACGCCCGAGCGACGCGAGCGCGGCGGCCCCGCCTCGCGCAACCGGCGCCGCCCCGCCGCCGCGACCGCCCGCCGCAGGCCGGCACGGCAGTCCGCCGCCGACGCCGTAGCGTGA
- a CDS encoding NIPSNAP family protein, whose translation MSIVELRQYTLHPGARETLIELFEREFVTGQRSVGITVGGRFRDLDDPNRFVWFRSFPDMASRRHSLEAFYSGPLWRQHRDAANATMIDSDDVLLLRGPGFTPEPGGREVVATVCHPSDAAAFDSYAARHLGSGHALHRTEHAENDYPLLPVRTGEDVRVWFGPSQPPPWPTRRLRLEPVTPQPRGGI comes from the coding sequence ATGAGCATCGTCGAACTCCGGCAGTACACGCTCCACCCCGGAGCCCGCGAGACGCTGATCGAGCTGTTCGAGCGTGAATTCGTGACCGGCCAGCGGTCGGTCGGCATCACCGTCGGCGGCCGGTTCCGAGACCTCGACGACCCGAACCGCTTCGTCTGGTTCCGTTCGTTCCCCGACATGGCGAGCCGACGGCACTCGCTGGAGGCCTTCTACAGCGGCCCACTCTGGCGGCAGCACCGCGACGCGGCCAACGCCACCATGATCGACAGCGACGACGTCCTGCTGCTGCGCGGCCCGGGCTTCACACCGGAGCCGGGCGGCCGTGAGGTGGTCGCGACCGTCTGCCATCCGTCCGACGCCGCCGCCTTCGACTCGTACGCGGCCCGGCACCTGGGCTCGGGCCATGCGCTGCACCGCACCGAGCACGCCGAGAACGACTACCCCCTCCTGCCCGTCCGCACCGGGGAGGACGTCCGGGTCTGGTTCGGCCCGTCGCAGCCCCCGCCCTGGCCGACCCGGAGGCTGCGGCTCGAACCCGTGACGCCTCAGCCTCGCGGTGGCATCTGA
- a CDS encoding RNB domain-containing ribonuclease, with product MRRRPMHMSDEALDTLRSALVELRAELKVPSAFPNRVLKAADKAAAQSHPHHKDATHLPFFTIDPPTSKDLDQAMHLERRPGGGFRVYYAIADVAAFVKPGGPLDVEAHDRIESLYFPDLKVPLYPPVLSEDAVSLLPDRVRPALVWQHDLDAQGNVTTSSVSRAMVRSRAKLSYQGVQQAIEDGTAEESVALLREIGMLRESVEVTRGGISVNLPDQEVTLDDGSFRLSYVATLPVEGWNEQLSLMTGMAAAQIMLDSGTGILRTQKEQADQHVVRRLHDIAKCLGIDWGTGVSYAALVRTLDPRNQKHMAFLTEATTTMLKAEYTVFRDFGTPQHTMHATIAAPYTHCTAPLRRLVDRYTGDLCVAACADEPPPKWVLDAMYCLPCDMARGKAGVADRQTVDLAEAAVLMHRVGEVFDAAVIDTDAEWNDPLEGKVFLADPAVLAKVASTNGQRLRLGASVRATLKRADPSSDGDKVLFTLP from the coding sequence ATGCGACGCCGCCCGATGCACATGTCCGACGAGGCCCTGGACACCCTGCGCTCCGCGCTGGTGGAGCTGCGTGCGGAGCTGAAGGTCCCCTCGGCCTTCCCCAATCGCGTTCTCAAAGCGGCCGACAAGGCAGCGGCCCAGTCGCACCCGCACCACAAGGACGCCACCCACCTGCCGTTCTTCACGATCGACCCGCCTACCTCCAAGGACCTCGACCAGGCCATGCACCTGGAACGGCGACCGGGCGGCGGCTTCCGCGTGTACTACGCCATCGCCGACGTGGCCGCGTTCGTCAAGCCCGGCGGCCCCCTGGACGTCGAGGCGCACGACCGGATCGAGAGCCTCTACTTCCCCGACCTCAAGGTGCCCCTGTACCCGCCCGTCCTCTCCGAGGACGCGGTCAGCCTGCTTCCGGACAGGGTCCGCCCGGCCCTCGTCTGGCAACACGACCTCGACGCCCAAGGCAACGTGACCACCTCCTCGGTGAGCCGAGCCATGGTCCGCAGCCGGGCCAAGCTCAGCTACCAAGGCGTCCAGCAGGCCATCGAGGACGGTACGGCCGAGGAGTCCGTCGCACTGCTGCGCGAGATCGGCATGCTGCGGGAGAGCGTCGAGGTCACGCGCGGGGGCATCTCGGTGAACCTGCCGGACCAGGAGGTCACCCTCGACGACGGATCGTTCCGGCTGAGCTACGTGGCGACGCTGCCGGTGGAGGGCTGGAACGAGCAACTCTCCCTCATGACCGGAATGGCCGCGGCCCAGATCATGCTCGACAGCGGTACGGGGATCCTGCGTACCCAGAAGGAGCAGGCCGACCAGCACGTGGTCAGGCGCCTGCACGACATCGCCAAGTGCCTGGGCATCGACTGGGGAACCGGAGTCTCGTACGCCGCGCTGGTCCGCACCCTCGATCCGAGAAATCAGAAGCACATGGCCTTCCTCACCGAGGCCACCACCACGATGCTCAAGGCGGAGTACACCGTCTTCCGCGACTTCGGGACGCCCCAGCACACGATGCACGCGACGATCGCGGCCCCGTACACCCACTGCACGGCTCCGCTACGCCGCCTGGTCGACCGGTACACGGGTGACCTGTGCGTGGCGGCGTGCGCGGACGAACCCCCGCCGAAATGGGTGCTCGACGCCATGTACTGCCTGCCGTGCGACATGGCACGGGGGAAGGCGGGTGTCGCGGACCGGCAGACCGTGGACCTGGCCGAGGCCGCGGTGCTCATGCACCGCGTGGGCGAGGTGTTCGACGCCGCGGTCATCGACACCGACGCGGAGTGGAACGACCCCCTCGAGGGCAAGGTGTTCCTGGCCGACCCCGCGGTGCTGGCCAAGGTCGCCTCGACCAACGGCCAGAGACTTCGACTCGGCGCGAGCGTCAGAGCCACGCTCAAGCGGGCGGACCCCTCGTCGGACGGCGACAAGGTCCTCTTCACCTTGCCCTGA
- a CDS encoding SCO5918 family protein: protein MRVVIARFPFDLTKSGVLESMKGIKPEPVDGESVIIGRRHYPVKQVGQVITRQDRRDFSAAEVVRAMTLLGFTCRSLPQAAPAPTTTPGLTAFQRASAMLGEPAPVSASV, encoded by the coding sequence ATGCGCGTCGTCATCGCCCGATTCCCCTTCGACCTGACCAAGAGCGGGGTGCTGGAGTCGATGAAGGGCATCAAGCCCGAGCCCGTCGACGGTGAGTCCGTGATCATCGGACGCCGCCACTACCCGGTCAAGCAGGTCGGCCAGGTCATCACCCGCCAGGACCGCCGGGACTTCAGCGCCGCGGAGGTCGTACGCGCCATGACCCTGCTCGGTTTCACCTGCCGCAGCCTGCCGCAGGCCGCCCCCGCGCCGACGACCACCCCCGGCCTGACCGCGTTCCAGCGGGCATCGGCGATGCTCGGCGAGCCCGCACCCGTGTCGGCTTCCGTCTGA
- a CDS encoding glycoside hydrolase family 2 protein → MTLALLGLLIAPAALPSAAAPRLPAGPRSAPTTTTVPPGGTASLAGFAIRSAAEVPDTAAAVSTPGYATAGWHRAGPRSTVLAALVADGTHPDPFYSTDQQRIPRGDFTDPWWYRSDFTLPDTSERTSLDFSGVVSAADVYVNGRRVASAAEVAGMYTRHELDITGLVRAGANTVAFRIQPNDPRKHLTLGWLDWLQPPPDANMGIVRDVLVHRRGSVSLHDAHVVTNLHVPSPVGAVGATARPTTRPATRPATRPATESPSGAATTPAPAPAPAPAPAPGAAELTVKARVSNDSPETTTATVTAAIGGTGIVLREDVTLRARETRTLVFASDRHPRLRLERPALWWPAGMGPQNLYELRLTAMVTGHRSDDVRHSFGIRDVRAPLDSAGARRYTINGRPLLIRGAGWSADQLLRWDTTAAEDRIKAALDAGLNTFRLEGHIEPDEFFDLADRHGMLTLPGWECCDKWEGQVNPTGTGEKWNTADRLTARASMAAEAARLRDHPSILSFLIGSDFAPDAQAERDYLDALRAADWPTPVIPAASAVTTALSGPSGMRMTGPYDWVPPSYWYDKREGGATGFNSETSAGPSIPTLDTLRRTLSPAELDTLWKSPAAPQYHRSPSRTFNTLKLFNEALTHRYGAPRSLSDYVAKAQLGQYENVRAQFEAYARNATDATAPSTGLIYWMFNSGWTSLHWQLVDRFLDQGGAYYGAKKANEPLHIQYSYDDRTVAVVNRRAAAASGLTARVSLFDTAGTSLYDRTVRGLRVGGDGATTTADTLPAVVTASGRPDSTYLVRLTLTDGAGREVSRNVYWLSTRPDVLDYDAGDWYHTPTTSYGDLTGLNSLAAATVTATARTTHHAGSVSTTTVTLRNTGRGNTPALLTDLHLVDGRGAPVLPVRWSDNQISLWPGESAVLTAEHRTTGPSGGALRVRISGWNTPTTHITPSTR, encoded by the coding sequence GTGACTCTGGCCTTGCTGGGCCTCCTGATCGCCCCGGCCGCCCTGCCCTCGGCCGCGGCTCCCCGGCTCCCGGCCGGTCCGCGTTCCGCGCCCACCACGACGACGGTTCCGCCGGGCGGGACCGCGTCGCTGGCCGGCTTCGCGATCCGGTCGGCGGCCGAGGTGCCCGACACGGCGGCCGCCGTGTCCACGCCCGGGTACGCGACGGCCGGCTGGCACCGGGCCGGGCCCCGCTCCACCGTGCTCGCCGCCCTGGTCGCCGACGGCACGCACCCGGACCCGTTCTACTCCACCGACCAGCAGCGCATCCCGCGCGGTGACTTCACCGATCCGTGGTGGTATCGCAGCGACTTCACGCTCCCCGACACCTCGGAACGCACCTCGCTGGACTTCAGCGGGGTGGTCTCCGCGGCCGACGTGTACGTCAACGGCCGGCGGGTGGCCTCGGCCGCCGAGGTGGCCGGTATGTACACGCGCCACGAACTCGACATCACCGGCCTGGTGCGGGCCGGCGCCAATACGGTCGCCTTCCGGATCCAGCCCAACGATCCGCGCAAACACCTCACGCTGGGCTGGCTGGACTGGTTGCAGCCGCCGCCCGACGCCAACATGGGCATCGTCCGTGACGTTCTGGTGCACCGGCGGGGTTCGGTCTCGCTGCACGACGCACACGTGGTGACCAACCTGCACGTGCCGTCCCCGGTGGGGGCCGTGGGGGCGACCGCCCGGCCGACCACGCGACCGGCGACGCGACCCGCCACGAGGCCGGCGACGGAGTCGCCCTCGGGAGCGGCCACGACCCCGGCCCCGGCCCCTGCTCCGGCTCCGGCTCCGGCTCCCGGCGCGGCCGAGCTGACGGTGAAGGCGCGGGTGAGCAACGACTCGCCGGAGACCACCACCGCGACCGTCACCGCCGCCATCGGCGGTACCGGGATCGTGCTGCGTGAGGACGTCACCCTGCGCGCGCGGGAGACCCGTACGCTCGTCTTCGCCTCGGACCGCCATCCGCGACTGCGCCTGGAGCGGCCCGCTCTGTGGTGGCCCGCCGGTATGGGACCCCAGAACCTGTACGAGCTCCGTCTGACGGCCATGGTGACCGGCCACCGCTCGGACGACGTCCGCCACTCCTTCGGCATCCGTGACGTGCGGGCACCCCTCGACTCCGCCGGCGCCCGCCGGTACACGATCAACGGCCGCCCCCTCCTGATCCGGGGTGCCGGCTGGTCGGCCGATCAGCTGCTGCGCTGGGACACCACGGCCGCGGAGGACCGGATCAAGGCCGCGCTCGACGCCGGTCTGAACACGTTCCGCCTCGAAGGCCATATCGAGCCGGACGAGTTCTTCGACCTCGCCGACCGACACGGCATGCTGACGCTGCCCGGCTGGGAGTGCTGCGACAAATGGGAGGGGCAGGTCAACCCCACCGGCACGGGCGAGAAGTGGAACACCGCCGACCGTCTCACCGCTCGGGCCTCCATGGCCGCCGAGGCCGCCCGGCTGCGCGACCACCCCAGCATCCTGTCCTTCCTCATCGGCAGCGACTTCGCACCCGACGCGCAGGCCGAGCGCGACTATCTCGACGCCCTGCGCGCCGCCGACTGGCCCACCCCGGTGATCCCGGCCGCCTCCGCCGTCACGACAGCCCTGAGCGGCCCGTCGGGCATGCGGATGACCGGGCCCTACGACTGGGTCCCGCCCTCGTACTGGTACGACAAACGCGAGGGCGGCGCGACGGGCTTCAACTCCGAGACGAGCGCCGGGCCTTCGATCCCGACGCTCGACACCCTGCGCCGCACGCTCTCACCGGCCGAGCTCGACACTCTGTGGAAGTCACCGGCCGCCCCGCAGTACCACCGCTCCCCCTCCCGGACCTTCAACACGCTGAAGCTGTTCAACGAGGCCCTCACGCACCGCTACGGCGCGCCGCGCAGCCTGTCGGACTACGTGGCCAAGGCCCAGCTCGGCCAGTACGAGAACGTCCGCGCCCAGTTCGAGGCCTACGCCCGCAACGCCACGGACGCCACCGCCCCGTCGACCGGGCTGATCTACTGGATGTTCAACAGCGGCTGGACCTCACTGCACTGGCAGCTCGTCGACCGTTTCCTCGACCAGGGCGGCGCCTACTACGGCGCGAAGAAGGCCAACGAGCCCCTGCACATCCAGTACTCCTACGACGACCGGACGGTGGCCGTCGTCAACCGCCGGGCCGCGGCCGCGTCCGGACTGACCGCTCGGGTCAGCCTGTTCGACACCGCCGGGACCTCCCTCTACGACCGCACCGTGCGCGGGCTGCGGGTCGGCGGCGACGGCGCGACGACCACCGCGGACACCCTGCCCGCCGTCGTCACCGCCTCGGGCCGGCCGGATTCCACGTACCTCGTCCGGCTCACGCTCACCGACGGCGCCGGCCGCGAGGTCAGCCGCAACGTCTACTGGCTCTCCACCCGACCCGATGTCCTGGACTACGACGCCGGCGACTGGTACCACACCCCCACGACCAGCTACGGCGACCTGACCGGGCTGAACTCCCTCGCGGCCGCCACCGTGACCGCGACCGCTCGTACGACGCACCACGCCGGCTCCGTCTCCACCACCACGGTCACCCTCCGCAACACCGGCCGCGGGAACACGCCCGCGCTGCTGACCGATCTGCATCTCGTCGACGGCCGGGGCGCACCCGTGCTGCCGGTGCGCTGGAGCGACAACCAGATCAGCCTCTGGCCCGGTGAGAGTGCCGTCCTGACGGCCGAGCACCGGACGACGGGTCCGAGCGGTGGGGCGCTCCGGGTCCGGATCTCGGGCTGGAACACCCCCACCACCCACATCACCCCGAGCACTCGCTGA
- a CDS encoding MerR family transcriptional regulator codes for MTADDSLGGRLDDDDYPAYTMGRAAELLGATPGFLRAIGEARLITPLRSPGGHRRYSRYQLRIAARARELVDQGTPVEAACRIVILEDQLEEAQRINAEFRRAATATPDDSR; via the coding sequence ATGACAGCGGATGACTCGCTCGGCGGCCGGCTGGACGACGATGACTACCCCGCCTACACGATGGGCCGGGCCGCCGAACTCCTCGGCGCGACCCCCGGCTTCCTGCGCGCCATCGGCGAGGCCCGTCTGATCACACCGTTGCGCTCCCCGGGCGGACACCGCCGGTACTCGCGCTACCAGCTCCGGATCGCGGCCCGCGCCCGGGAACTCGTGGACCAGGGCACCCCGGTCGAAGCCGCCTGCCGCATCGTCATCCTCGAGGACCAGCTCGAAGAGGCCCAGCGCATCAACGCCGAGTTCCGCCGCGCCGCGACCGCCACACCCGACGACTCCCGCTGA
- a CDS encoding cytidine deaminase family protein, with protein sequence MTTADPHPVDQELVRAATEVARTRCRGDNHTMAAAARARDGRIITAVNAYHFTGGPCAELVLIGAAAAQGAYELDTIVAVGDRDRGIVPPCGRCRQVLLDYFPTIEVIVGTGDHPRAIPVADLLPERYVWADHQLDTP encoded by the coding sequence ATGACCACCGCAGATCCCCACCCCGTCGACCAGGAACTCGTCCGGGCCGCGACCGAGGTCGCGCGCACCCGGTGCCGCGGCGACAACCACACCATGGCTGCCGCGGCCCGCGCCCGGGACGGCCGGATCATCACCGCGGTGAACGCCTACCACTTCACCGGCGGTCCCTGCGCCGAGCTGGTCCTCATCGGCGCCGCGGCCGCCCAGGGCGCGTACGAATTGGACACGATCGTGGCCGTGGGCGACAGGGACCGGGGAATCGTTCCCCCGTGCGGCCGATGCCGCCAGGTGCTGCTCGACTACTTCCCCACCATCGAGGTCATCGTCGGCACGGGCGACCACCCCCGGGCGATCCCCGTCGCCGACCTGCTCCCGGAGCGTTACGTGTGGGCCGACCACCAGCTCGACACGCCATGA